The Clostridiaceae bacterium HFYG-1003 genome includes a window with the following:
- the rsmH gene encoding 16S rRNA (cytosine(1402)-N(4))-methyltransferase RsmH, producing the protein MDQSRKDNKGTVDQHSTLNPEEQPKHQRRKRYKGTHPKSYSEKYKELQPEKYAETIARVIQKGSTPAGMHISICVNEILEFLQIRPGQIGLDATLGYGGHTLEMLRQMESQGHLYALDVDPIELPRTRERLAAQGFGPEILTIRQMNFSNIDLLAQESGPIDFILADLGVSSMQIDNPERGFSFKTEGPLDLRLNPEKGLSAAQRLRDLRVDQLTELFVENSDEPHAEVIARSIMAARKRGAKIDTTTELREIIAQALMFLPKATRDEEIKKSCQRCFQALRIDVNQEFEVLYQFLEKLPQVLAPGGRVAILSFHSGEDRLVKKSFQRFFREGIYREIATGPIRPSAEECSTNSRARSAKLRWAIKA; encoded by the coding sequence GGGGACTCATCCCAAATCGTACAGTGAGAAGTACAAGGAACTGCAGCCGGAAAAATATGCGGAGACGATAGCCCGGGTCATTCAAAAGGGAAGCACCCCCGCCGGTATGCATATCTCCATTTGCGTCAATGAAATCCTCGAGTTCCTCCAGATCAGACCCGGGCAGATTGGTCTGGACGCAACTCTGGGTTATGGCGGACATACCTTGGAAATGCTGCGGCAAATGGAATCTCAAGGACATCTGTACGCCCTCGATGTGGATCCCATCGAATTGCCGCGGACCAGGGAACGTCTGGCCGCTCAGGGATTTGGACCTGAGATTCTAACCATCCGTCAAATGAATTTCAGCAATATCGATCTCCTTGCCCAGGAGTCCGGTCCCATTGATTTCATTCTGGCTGATCTGGGCGTATCCTCGATGCAGATAGACAACCCTGAGCGGGGATTTTCGTTCAAGACAGAAGGGCCGCTGGATCTGCGGCTCAACCCCGAAAAAGGCCTGTCAGCAGCGCAGCGCCTGCGCGACTTGCGGGTAGATCAACTCACTGAACTGTTCGTGGAAAATTCCGATGAACCGCATGCTGAAGTCATTGCCCGCTCGATCATGGCAGCCAGAAAACGCGGAGCAAAAATCGATACGACCACTGAACTTCGGGAGATTATTGCCCAGGCTTTGATGTTTTTGCCAAAAGCGACCCGCGATGAGGAAATCAAAAAGTCCTGTCAGCGATGCTTTCAGGCTCTTCGCATTGATGTCAATCAGGAGTTCGAAGTTCTCTATCAGTTTCTTGAGAAACTGCCCCAAGTACTAGCTCCGGGCGGGCGCGTCGCCATTCTTTCCTTTCATTCCGGAGAGGATCGCCTCGTAAAAAAATCCTTCCAGCGATTCTTTCGGGAAGGAATATACCGGGAAATTGCAACCGGGCCGATCCGGCCTTCCGCGGAAGAATGCAGTACCAACAGCCGAGCTCGCTCTGCGAAACTCAGATGGGCTATTAAGGCATAA